In Mucilaginibacter auburnensis, the genomic stretch GTCTAAATTTTACTTTTTCTTTGATTTTTTATAAACGGAAGGGCTTTGGCCGACATGTTTTTTAAAGATGCGGTTGAAGTGGCTCTGGTCAGAAAAGCCGGTGAGATAAGCTATTTCTGTCAGGGTGTGATCTGTCGTCTCAATCAGCTGCTTTGCTTTGTCGATGCGGAGGTTACGCATAAAATCCCCGAAACTAAGGTTGTCAAAGTATTTAGAAAATTCTCTGGATAAGTAAGCCGGATTGATCTCCAATTCTTCAGATGCCTGCTGCAGGCTTAATGTCATCGTCGTATCCAACTGATCCTGGATCATTTCCTTGAGTGTGCGTGCCCACTCCGGCATTTTTTGACCTTTGCTTTGTTTAAGATATTGATGATATACCTGCAAAAGCAGTTGCTCTACCGGGCCGTCTTGTGCATGTTTATTCTTAAACAGGTAGGTAGCCCAGCTAAATATGCCGTCGTAAATCGTCATGCCTATGGCCAACAGTTCCTGGTCATCTTTTATGTTGTAAGCCAGTCCAGAAAAAATGGCTTCCAACCCCGCCGCCTGCGGCGCAAAATCGTGCTGGTCGGTATCGGCACCCCTAACTATCGTTGCAATGCGGTGCAAGGCCGGGTCTTTCAGTCCGTGCTTTTTAATAATATAATCAAAAGTGCACTGATCTTCATAATGCGAGTACTCAACGTCTGGCAGATCAAACGGTGTAGCGCCCAATTCTTTCGCTTTTCCTAAAACCTCGGTGTACGGAGCAAATATAAACTCTGCTTCTGGGTCTACAAAGCGTTTAATCAGCCAAGGGCAGGCAATCCTGTCAATCTTCGGTCTTTCTCTGGTGATCCATTTCATCATTCAAATGTAAGT encodes the following:
- a CDS encoding chromate resistance protein ChrB domain-containing protein codes for the protein MKWITRERPKIDRIACPWLIKRFVDPEAEFIFAPYTEVLGKAKELGATPFDLPDVEYSHYEDQCTFDYIIKKHGLKDPALHRIATIVRGADTDQHDFAPQAAGLEAIFSGLAYNIKDDQELLAIGMTIYDGIFSWATYLFKNKHAQDGPVEQLLLQVYHQYLKQSKGQKMPEWARTLKEMIQDQLDTTMTLSLQQASEELEINPAYLSREFSKYFDNLSFGDFMRNLRIDKAKQLIETTDHTLTEIAYLTGFSDQSHFNRIFKKHVGQSPSVYKKSKKK